A single genomic interval of Pseudochaenichthys georgianus chromosome 3, fPseGeo1.2, whole genome shotgun sequence harbors:
- the LOC117465832 gene encoding protocadherin-9 isoform X3: MDLKDYYLLGALFACLWLDPSIAQELIYPIREELQENVLIGNIPKDLNISHTNAATGASANLVYRLVSKAGDNPLVRVLSSTGEIFTTSNRIDREKLCPGPSFEDSECSFEIEVVILPNDYFRLIKIKIIVKDTNDNAPMFPSPVINISIPENTLINSRFAIPSATDPDTGPNSVHKYELINGQSAFGLDIVETPEGEKWPQLIVQQNLDREQKDTYVMKIKVEDGGSPQKSSTAILQVTVTDVNDNRPVFKEGQIDVHIPENSAIGTSVVQLQASDADIGANAEIRYVFGTQVSAATKRLFALNTTSGLITVQRLLDREETAIHKLSVLASDGSSSPARATVTINVTDVNDNPPNIDLRYIISPINGTVFLSEKDPINTKIALITVSDKDTDINGKVICFIEKDVPFHLKAVYDNQYLLETSALLDYEGTKEYNFKIVASDSGKPSLNQTALVRVRLEDENDNPPIFTQPVIELAVMENNKRDLFLTTLSATDEDSGKNAEIVYQLGPNASFFDLDRKTGVLTASRVFDREDQDRFLFTITARDNGTPPLQTQAAVIVTVLDENDNNPKFTHNHFQFFVSENLPKYSTVGVITVTDSDAGENAAVSLSILNDNENFILDPYSGVIKSNVSFDREQQSSYTFDVRAVDSGRPPCSSAAKVTINVIDVNDNTPIVIYPPSNTSFKLVPLSSIPGSVVAEVFAVDGDTGMNAELKYTIVSGNNKGLFRIDPVTGNITLEEKPALTDIGLHRLVVNISDLGYPKSLHTLVLVFLYVNDTVGNSTLIYDLIRRTMETPIDRNIGESSETYQSGDYLTIMIAFVTGALVVIIVIFVTVLLRCRHASRFKAAQRKKQGAEWMSPNTENKQNKKKKRKKRKSPKSSLLNFVTIEGNKPDDPAHEPINGTISLPTELEEQGIGRFEWNATPTTTFKPSSPDLARHYKSASPQSAFHLKADTPVSVKKHHVIQELPLDNTFVGGCDTLSKRSSTSSDHFSASECSSQGGFKTKAPMHTRQQGTLTRARTELNPEYLDLRPRAELNPEYWTPCTPLMAPWDLVV, translated from the coding sequence ATGGATCTAAAAGACTATTACCTGTTGGGTGCCCTGTTCGCCTGCTTATGGCTAGATCCTTCAATAGCCCAAGAGCTAATATACCCCATCAGAGAGGAGTTGCAAGAAAATGTCCTCATTGGAAACATACCAAAGGACCTAAACATTTCCCATACAAATGCTGCCACTGGAGCAAGTGCTAATCTTGTGTACCGGCTCGTCTCCAAAGCAGGAGATAACCCTCTGGTGCGTGTTCTGAGCAGCACTGGCGAGATATTCACAACATCAAACCGAATCGACAGGGAGAAGTTGTGCCCTGGTCCCTCGTTTGAGGACAGCGAGTGCTCCTTTGAAATTGAAGTGGTCATCCTCCCTAATGATTATTTCAGGCTGATTAAGATCAAAATAAttgtcaaagacacaaatgaTAATGCCCCCATGTTCCCGTCCCCTGTGATCAACATCTCCATCCCCGAGAACACGCTCATTAACAGCCGATTTGCCATTCCTTCTGCCACTGACCCAGACACTGGCCCTAACAGTGTCCACAAATACGAGCTCATCAACGGGCAAAGTGCCTTTGGCTTAGACATAGTGGAAACGCCTGAGGGGGAGAAGTGGCCCCAGCTCATTGTGCAGCAGAATCTGGACAGAGAGCAGAAGGATACATATGTGATGAAGATCAAAGTGGAGGATGGTGGCAGTCCACAGAAATCCAGCACTGCAATTCTCCAAGTTACAGTAACGGATGTCAATGATAACAGACCGGTGTTTAAAGAGGGTCAGATAGATGTGCACATACCAGAAAACTCCGCTATTGGCACATCTGTTGTGCAGCTCCAGGCATCAGATGCAGACATAGGGGCGAATGCAGAAATACGTTATGTATTTGGGACtcaggtgtcagctgctacgaAAAGACTCTTTGCATTAAATACAACATCTGGCCTAATTACAGTGCAGAGACTTCTCGACAGAGAGGAGACGGCTATTCATAAGCTCTCTGTTTTAGCCAGTGATGGCAGCTCTAGTCCCGCAAGAGCTACTGTTACTATAAATGTGACTGATGTGAATGACAATCCACCTAATATAGACCTGAGATACATAATCAGTCCCATTAACGGCACTGTTTTCCTCTCTGAGAAGGATCCCATCAATACCAAGATAGCTCTCATCACAGTGTCAGACAAAGACACTGACATCAATGGCAAGGTCATTTGTTTCATTGAGAAAGATGTGCCCTTCCATCTAAAGGCTGTGTACGACAACCAGTATCTGTTAGAGACATCTGCTCTGCTTGACTACGAAGGCACTAAGGAGTATAACTTTAAAATCGTGGCTTCTGACTCTGGAAAACCCAGCTTGAATCAGACTGCCTTGGTAAGAGTGAGGCTGGAGGATGAGAATGACAACCCGCCTATTTTTACTCAGCCAGTTATTGAGCTAGCTGTTATGGAAAACAACAAGCGCGACCTGTTCCTCACGACTCTCAGTGCCACAGATGAGGACAGTGGGAAAAACGCAGAGATAGTTTATCAGCTGGGACCAAATGCATCCTTCTTTGATCTTGACCGAAAAACTGGGGTCCTGACTGCATCCAGGGTCTTTGACCGGGAGGATCAGGATAGGTTCCTCTTCACTATAACGGCAAGAGATAACGGGACACCCCCTTTGCAGACGCAGGCGGCTGTTATTGTAACTGTGCTGGATGAAAATGATAACAACCCAAAGTTCACACATAACCACTTTCAGTTCTTTGTGTCTGAGAATCTTCCAAAATACAGCACAGTTGGGGTGATAACTGTCACAGATTCAGATGCCGGAGAAAATGCTGCGGTTTCTCTTTCTATACTGAATGACAATGAGAACTTTATCCTGGATCCTTACTCTGGAGTGATTAAATCTAATGTGTCATTCGATAGGGAGCAACAGAGCTCCTACACTTTTGATGTCAGGGCTGTGGACAGTGGCAGGCCTCCTTGCTCCTCAGCCGCCAAGGTGACCATAAATGTAATCGATGTGAACGACAACACCCCCATTGTCATCTATCCCCCCTCCAACACATCTTTCAAGCTCGTACCTCTCTCCTCTATCCCAGGATCTGTGGTAGCAGAAGTGTTTGCTGTAGACGGTGATACAGGAATGAATGCAGAACTGAAATACACCATTGTGAGTGGAAACAACAAAGGACTTTTCAGAATTGACCCTGTCACAGGCAATATTACTCTAGAGGAAAAACCAGCTTTGACTGACATAGGCTTACACAGATTAGTGGTCAATATCAGTGACCTGGGATATCCTAAATCTCTCCATACACTTGTGCTGGTATTTCTGTATGTCAATGACACTGTGGGCAACTCGACTCTCATCTATGATCTCATCCGACGCACCATGGAGACTCCAATTGACCGTAACATTGGTGAAAGCAGTGAAACGTATCAAAGCGGTGACTATTTAACCATAATGATAGCCTTTGTAACTGGGGCATTGGTAGTGATTATTGTCATCTTTGTCACTGTGCTTCTGCGCTGCCGCCATGCTTCCAGGTTCAAAGCAGCACAGCGGAAAAAACAGGGGGCTGAGTGGATGTCACCCAACACTGAGAACAAGcagaacaaaaagaaaaagcgcAAGAAAAGGAAGTCCCCAAAAAGCTCTCTGCTCAACTTTGTCACCATTGAGGGGAACAAGCCTGACGATCCTGCTCACGAGCCAATCAACGGAACCATCAGCCTGCCCACCGAGCTGGAAGAGCAAGGGATTGGACGCTTTGAATGGAATGCCACACCCACAACAACCTTCAAACCCAGCAGCCCAGACCTGGCCCGGCACTACAAGTCTGCCTCGCCGCAATCGGCCTTCCACCTCAAGGCCGACACGCCAGTCTCAGTGAAGAAGCATCACGTGATTCAGGAGCTCCCATTGGATAACACATTTGTTGGGGGCTGTGACACCCTTTCCAAGAGGTCCTCCACAAGCTCTGACCACTTCAGTGCCTCGGAGTGCAGCTCCCAAGGAGGGTTCAAGACGAAGGCGCCCATGCACACCAGACAGCAG
- the LOC117465832 gene encoding protocadherin-9 isoform X4, translating to MDLKDYYLLGALFACLWLDPSIAQELIYPIREELQENVLIGNIPKDLNISHTNAATGASANLVYRLVSKAGDNPLVRVLSSTGEIFTTSNRIDREKLCPGPSFEDSECSFEIEVVILPNDYFRLIKIKIIVKDTNDNAPMFPSPVINISIPENTLINSRFAIPSATDPDTGPNSVHKYELINGQSAFGLDIVETPEGEKWPQLIVQQNLDREQKDTYVMKIKVEDGGSPQKSSTAILQVTVTDVNDNRPVFKEGQIDVHIPENSAIGTSVVQLQASDADIGANAEIRYVFGTQVSAATKRLFALNTTSGLITVQRLLDREETAIHKLSVLASDGSSSPARATVTINVTDVNDNPPNIDLRYIISPINGTVFLSEKDPINTKIALITVSDKDTDINGKVICFIEKDVPFHLKAVYDNQYLLETSALLDYEGTKEYNFKIVASDSGKPSLNQTALVRVRLEDENDNPPIFTQPVIELAVMENNKRDLFLTTLSATDEDSGKNAEIVYQLGPNASFFDLDRKTGVLTASRVFDREDQDRFLFTITARDNGTPPLQTQAAVIVTVLDENDNNPKFTHNHFQFFVSENLPKYSTVGVITVTDSDAGENAAVSLSILNDNENFILDPYSGVIKSNVSFDREQQSSYTFDVRAVDSGRPPCSSAAKVTINVIDVNDNTPIVIYPPSNTSFKLVPLSSIPGSVVAEVFAVDGDTGMNAELKYTIVSGNNKGLFRIDPVTGNITLEEKPALTDIGLHRLVVNISDLGYPKSLHTLVLVFLYVNDTVGNSTLIYDLIRRTMETPIDRNIGESSETYQSGDYLTIMIAFVTGALVVIIVIFVTVLLRCRHASRFKAAQRKKQGAEWMSPNTENKQNKKKKRKKRKSPKSSLLNFVTIEGNKPDDPAHEPINGTISLPTELEEQGIGRFEWNATPTTTFKPSSPDLARHYKSASPQSAFHLKADTPVSVKKHHVIQELPLDNTFVGGCDTLSKRSSTSSDHFSASECSSQGGFKTKAPMHTRQQDNSGEMDLLEKDP from the coding sequence ATGGATCTAAAAGACTATTACCTGTTGGGTGCCCTGTTCGCCTGCTTATGGCTAGATCCTTCAATAGCCCAAGAGCTAATATACCCCATCAGAGAGGAGTTGCAAGAAAATGTCCTCATTGGAAACATACCAAAGGACCTAAACATTTCCCATACAAATGCTGCCACTGGAGCAAGTGCTAATCTTGTGTACCGGCTCGTCTCCAAAGCAGGAGATAACCCTCTGGTGCGTGTTCTGAGCAGCACTGGCGAGATATTCACAACATCAAACCGAATCGACAGGGAGAAGTTGTGCCCTGGTCCCTCGTTTGAGGACAGCGAGTGCTCCTTTGAAATTGAAGTGGTCATCCTCCCTAATGATTATTTCAGGCTGATTAAGATCAAAATAAttgtcaaagacacaaatgaTAATGCCCCCATGTTCCCGTCCCCTGTGATCAACATCTCCATCCCCGAGAACACGCTCATTAACAGCCGATTTGCCATTCCTTCTGCCACTGACCCAGACACTGGCCCTAACAGTGTCCACAAATACGAGCTCATCAACGGGCAAAGTGCCTTTGGCTTAGACATAGTGGAAACGCCTGAGGGGGAGAAGTGGCCCCAGCTCATTGTGCAGCAGAATCTGGACAGAGAGCAGAAGGATACATATGTGATGAAGATCAAAGTGGAGGATGGTGGCAGTCCACAGAAATCCAGCACTGCAATTCTCCAAGTTACAGTAACGGATGTCAATGATAACAGACCGGTGTTTAAAGAGGGTCAGATAGATGTGCACATACCAGAAAACTCCGCTATTGGCACATCTGTTGTGCAGCTCCAGGCATCAGATGCAGACATAGGGGCGAATGCAGAAATACGTTATGTATTTGGGACtcaggtgtcagctgctacgaAAAGACTCTTTGCATTAAATACAACATCTGGCCTAATTACAGTGCAGAGACTTCTCGACAGAGAGGAGACGGCTATTCATAAGCTCTCTGTTTTAGCCAGTGATGGCAGCTCTAGTCCCGCAAGAGCTACTGTTACTATAAATGTGACTGATGTGAATGACAATCCACCTAATATAGACCTGAGATACATAATCAGTCCCATTAACGGCACTGTTTTCCTCTCTGAGAAGGATCCCATCAATACCAAGATAGCTCTCATCACAGTGTCAGACAAAGACACTGACATCAATGGCAAGGTCATTTGTTTCATTGAGAAAGATGTGCCCTTCCATCTAAAGGCTGTGTACGACAACCAGTATCTGTTAGAGACATCTGCTCTGCTTGACTACGAAGGCACTAAGGAGTATAACTTTAAAATCGTGGCTTCTGACTCTGGAAAACCCAGCTTGAATCAGACTGCCTTGGTAAGAGTGAGGCTGGAGGATGAGAATGACAACCCGCCTATTTTTACTCAGCCAGTTATTGAGCTAGCTGTTATGGAAAACAACAAGCGCGACCTGTTCCTCACGACTCTCAGTGCCACAGATGAGGACAGTGGGAAAAACGCAGAGATAGTTTATCAGCTGGGACCAAATGCATCCTTCTTTGATCTTGACCGAAAAACTGGGGTCCTGACTGCATCCAGGGTCTTTGACCGGGAGGATCAGGATAGGTTCCTCTTCACTATAACGGCAAGAGATAACGGGACACCCCCTTTGCAGACGCAGGCGGCTGTTATTGTAACTGTGCTGGATGAAAATGATAACAACCCAAAGTTCACACATAACCACTTTCAGTTCTTTGTGTCTGAGAATCTTCCAAAATACAGCACAGTTGGGGTGATAACTGTCACAGATTCAGATGCCGGAGAAAATGCTGCGGTTTCTCTTTCTATACTGAATGACAATGAGAACTTTATCCTGGATCCTTACTCTGGAGTGATTAAATCTAATGTGTCATTCGATAGGGAGCAACAGAGCTCCTACACTTTTGATGTCAGGGCTGTGGACAGTGGCAGGCCTCCTTGCTCCTCAGCCGCCAAGGTGACCATAAATGTAATCGATGTGAACGACAACACCCCCATTGTCATCTATCCCCCCTCCAACACATCTTTCAAGCTCGTACCTCTCTCCTCTATCCCAGGATCTGTGGTAGCAGAAGTGTTTGCTGTAGACGGTGATACAGGAATGAATGCAGAACTGAAATACACCATTGTGAGTGGAAACAACAAAGGACTTTTCAGAATTGACCCTGTCACAGGCAATATTACTCTAGAGGAAAAACCAGCTTTGACTGACATAGGCTTACACAGATTAGTGGTCAATATCAGTGACCTGGGATATCCTAAATCTCTCCATACACTTGTGCTGGTATTTCTGTATGTCAATGACACTGTGGGCAACTCGACTCTCATCTATGATCTCATCCGACGCACCATGGAGACTCCAATTGACCGTAACATTGGTGAAAGCAGTGAAACGTATCAAAGCGGTGACTATTTAACCATAATGATAGCCTTTGTAACTGGGGCATTGGTAGTGATTATTGTCATCTTTGTCACTGTGCTTCTGCGCTGCCGCCATGCTTCCAGGTTCAAAGCAGCACAGCGGAAAAAACAGGGGGCTGAGTGGATGTCACCCAACACTGAGAACAAGcagaacaaaaagaaaaagcgcAAGAAAAGGAAGTCCCCAAAAAGCTCTCTGCTCAACTTTGTCACCATTGAGGGGAACAAGCCTGACGATCCTGCTCACGAGCCAATCAACGGAACCATCAGCCTGCCCACCGAGCTGGAAGAGCAAGGGATTGGACGCTTTGAATGGAATGCCACACCCACAACAACCTTCAAACCCAGCAGCCCAGACCTGGCCCGGCACTACAAGTCTGCCTCGCCGCAATCGGCCTTCCACCTCAAGGCCGACACGCCAGTCTCAGTGAAGAAGCATCACGTGATTCAGGAGCTCCCATTGGATAACACATTTGTTGGGGGCTGTGACACCCTTTCCAAGAGGTCCTCCACAAGCTCTGACCACTTCAGTGCCTCGGAGTGCAGCTCCCAAGGAGGGTTCAAGACGAAGGCGCCCATGCACACCAGACAGCAG